The following coding sequences lie in one Candidatus Bathyarchaeia archaeon genomic window:
- a CDS encoding proline dehydrogenase family protein produces MPGLTERLLYRVAKRWIAGYSLEDAIRVAHDVNNRKLRAILNRLGEHTPDEKLIQAYTEEYLKLLDRIQQEKIDGTISVKPSQIGLAANPALYISNLLRIVEKAETYDQFVWIDMENSPYAEATLKTYSEILPSHPRLGVCLQANMKRTESDLGDLVLRGGKIRLVKGAYPESQEVAFKKRSDVDANYLKLMATLFEEGNRFAIGTHDGKLIDKARDLAKDHKRDFEFQMLKGIRDDIKPSLIEEGYRVSEYIPYGPEWYNYSKRRMRERKRNILLLLRSITG; encoded by the coding sequence ATGCCAGGGCTGACTGAAAGACTTCTCTATCGTGTCGCGAAGAGATGGATTGCAGGATACTCGCTTGAAGACGCAATCAGAGTTGCCCACGACGTAAACAACAGAAAACTCAGAGCAATCCTCAACCGGCTAGGCGAGCATACTCCAGACGAGAAGCTCATTCAAGCCTACACCGAGGAATACCTCAAGCTCCTCGACAGGATACAACAAGAGAAAATCGACGGCACAATTTCTGTAAAACCATCCCAGATCGGGCTCGCCGCAAATCCTGCCCTTTACATATCCAATCTCCTCCGAATAGTGGAAAAAGCCGAAACCTATGATCAGTTTGTCTGGATAGACATGGAAAATTCACCGTACGCAGAGGCGACACTAAAGACGTATTCGGAGATTCTTCCCAGTCATCCACGCTTGGGCGTTTGTCTTCAGGCAAACATGAAACGGACCGAGTCCGATCTCGGGGACCTTGTTCTTCGCGGGGGGAAAATCCGACTGGTGAAAGGTGCCTACCCCGAAAGCCAGGAAGTTGCTTTCAAGAAAAGAAGTGATGTTGACGCTAACTATCTCAAGCTCATGGCGACGCTCTTCGAAGAAGGAAACCGTTTCGCCATCGGAACGCATGACGGAAAACTCATCGATAAGGCTAGAGACCTGGCTAAAGATCATAAACGAGACTTTGAGTTTCAGATGTTGAAAGGCATTCGAGATGACATCAAGCCATCTTTGATAGAGGAAGGATATCGGGTAAGCGAGTACATTCCCTATGGACCGGAGTGGTACAACTATAGTAAGCGAAGAATGCGCGAACGAAAACGGAACATTCTACTCCTGCTACGATCAATCACCGGCTAG
- a CDS encoding iron-containing alcohol dehydrogenase, with translation MSQVQIVSGEYSYLPIDRVHFGPGSISRLSEELDKIKSQRPFVVTGQTIAEKTRLVETVEKASGRRLVRVFSGIKQHAPISGIKRAVSEAQMARADSLISLGGGSPIDSTKVVVKELSENFAKPLLAHLAIPTTLSAAEFSYSAGMTDETSKRKTGVRDSRLVPRFIFLDPKVTVDTPSWLWACSGIRSLDHAVESIYSPRHQPYVDTLALESIRLLFQNLKHSTNNPSEMAARLACQMAAWMSFAGVQSVGTGLSHAIGRVIGATWNIPHGITSCLTLAEVMRHQARKHPDRLALIAKAEGGLPIGLNENKQALCAADRVEELVKDLGLSKRLRDYGIKRQDLPQIARDASGPEEFSTALEVLESIL, from the coding sequence TTGTCCCAGGTTCAAATCGTCAGCGGCGAATATTCCTACCTGCCCATCGACCGGGTCCACTTTGGACCCGGCTCAATTTCACGACTATCCGAAGAACTTGACAAGATCAAGTCTCAACGTCCATTCGTAGTAACAGGACAGACTATTGCGGAGAAGACGAGACTCGTCGAGACGGTGGAGAAGGCATCGGGACGGAGACTCGTGAGAGTATTTTCCGGAATCAAACAACACGCCCCGATTAGCGGCATAAAGCGAGCTGTTAGCGAGGCTCAGATGGCTAGAGCGGATTCTCTGATTAGCCTTGGAGGCGGCAGCCCTATCGACTCCACAAAGGTCGTTGTGAAGGAGTTATCGGAAAACTTCGCGAAACCTCTCCTTGCTCACCTCGCGATCCCGACAACCCTCTCAGCCGCTGAATTCTCGTACTCAGCAGGAATGACCGATGAGACCTCGAAAAGAAAGACCGGCGTTCGAGATTCAAGACTTGTTCCACGTTTTATCTTCCTCGACCCGAAGGTCACAGTTGATACTCCTTCCTGGCTCTGGGCCTGTAGTGGAATACGAAGCCTCGACCACGCAGTGGAATCGATCTACTCGCCCAGACACCAACCATACGTCGATACTCTGGCACTCGAATCCATCAGGCTTCTTTTTCAGAATCTCAAACATTCTACGAACAATCCCTCTGAGATGGCCGCGCGCCTTGCGTGTCAAATGGCGGCATGGATGTCCTTCGCCGGAGTCCAAAGCGTAGGAACCGGACTAAGCCACGCGATAGGCCGCGTGATCGGTGCCACCTGGAACATACCTCACGGCATCACATCATGCCTGACGCTTGCCGAGGTGATGAGACATCAGGCTCGGAAACATCCTGACAGGCTAGCTTTGATTGCGAAGGCAGAGGGAGGACTTCCCATAGGACTCAACGAGAACAAACAAGCTCTGTGCGCTGCCGATCGAGTCGAAGAATTGGTCAAAGACCTCGGGCTCTCGAAGAGATTGCGTGATTACGGAATCAAGCGTCAGGATCTACCACAGATTGCAAGAGACGCCTCCGGGCCAGAGGAGTTCTCTACGGCACTAGAAGTTCTTGAGTCCATTCTCTAG
- a CDS encoding homogentisate 1,2-dioxygenase: protein MTELPSYHSLGKLPAKRHTQFRKPDGSLYQEEVFGTEAFSGVYSTLYHINPPTKVSHIKKLRELAITRWQPDLHRHHHVRTKNSELAKDPIEGRQPLFYNDDVFVSTVRPSRGMDWFFRNAQGDELYFIHEGKGNLESVFGILPFHEGDFVVAPRGTTYRINLDGKDNRFMVTESAGPIEVPKRYRNDYGQLVELAPYADRDFRRPEKLVPHNDPGEFEVRVKIDNSLMSYVFDYHPIDVVGWDGYLYPWIFNVNDFEPLTGRVHQPPPIHQTFEAPGFDVLSFVPRKLDYHPQAIPVPYNHSNIDSDEVLYYVSGDFSSRRGIEAGSFTLHRRGVHHGPQPGAVEASIGKDSTNELAIMIETKKPLKVTSVAEKLDDPNYPFSWQTPVKK from the coding sequence GTGACCGAATTGCCCAGTTATCATAGCCTCGGCAAACTCCCCGCCAAGAGGCATACCCAATTCCGAAAACCAGATGGCTCACTCTACCAGGAAGAGGTTTTCGGGACAGAAGCTTTCTCAGGTGTCTACTCAACCCTCTATCACATCAACCCGCCAACGAAAGTGTCTCACATCAAGAAACTCAGGGAGCTCGCGATAACTCGCTGGCAGCCCGACCTCCATCGTCACCATCACGTCCGCACCAAGAACTCAGAATTGGCAAAGGATCCCATTGAAGGACGACAGCCACTCTTTTACAATGATGACGTGTTCGTCTCAACCGTCAGACCTTCACGCGGCATGGACTGGTTCTTCAGAAACGCCCAAGGAGACGAACTATACTTCATCCATGAAGGAAAAGGAAACCTAGAATCTGTCTTCGGTATCCTGCCGTTCCACGAGGGAGACTTCGTCGTCGCCCCGCGGGGGACTACATACAGAATAAACCTGGATGGGAAAGACAATCGGTTCATGGTAACCGAATCTGCGGGGCCCATTGAAGTTCCAAAACGATATAGAAACGATTACGGCCAGTTGGTAGAACTGGCCCCGTACGCGGACAGAGATTTCCGTCGACCAGAAAAACTCGTCCCACATAACGATCCTGGAGAGTTTGAGGTCAGGGTCAAGATAGACAACTCGTTGATGTCCTATGTTTTCGACTACCACCCCATCGATGTCGTCGGGTGGGACGGCTATCTCTACCCATGGATCTTCAACGTTAACGACTTCGAGCCCCTAACCGGTCGGGTACACCAGCCGCCACCGATCCACCAGACCTTCGAAGCACCAGGGTTTGACGTGCTATCTTTCGTCCCGCGAAAACTAGACTACCACCCTCAAGCCATACCCGTCCCGTACAACCATAGCAACATTGACAGCGACGAAGTCCTGTATTATGTCAGCGGAGACTTCAGCAGCCGTCGAGGAATCGAAGCAGGATCATTCACGCTGCACAGGAGAGGAGTACACCATGGACCCCAGCCGGGAGCCGTGGAAGCTAGCATTGGAAAAGATTCTACGAACGAACTGGCAATTATGATCGAGACTAAGAAGCCGTTGAAGGTGACCTCAGTCGCTGAGAAGCTGGACGATCCCAACTATCCGTTCAGCTGGCAGACACCGGTCAAGAAATAG
- a CDS encoding fumarylacetoacetate hydrolase family protein codes for MKLVAYNTKKAPTKARTGLLWGEWILDLDRVASIADKLKIPAPRSIRNLPSAASIKLILSKNPKLLDDLQSVSWRIFNRIAPENVHRFMTRTEDAIIKTPIPDPPTLRDFYAFEDHVKAARARRGLPMPQEWYEFPAFYYSNPHVIYGPEENVPYPGYTKTLDYELEVACVIGQGGIDIPETEAEAHIAGYTIMNDWSARDVQLGEMKIGLGPAKAKDFATSLGPWLVTPDELQDRKISPGKFDLKMTAKINNKQLSMGNMDKMHWTFPQMIARASQSVHLQPGDVFGSGTVGTGSILELGPEVHPWLKPGDIVELEIERLGMLRNKVIRPEKTSE; via the coding sequence ATGAAACTGGTCGCCTACAACACAAAGAAAGCACCGACCAAGGCTCGCACTGGGCTCCTGTGGGGAGAATGGATACTAGACCTTGATCGGGTTGCCAGTATAGCCGATAAGCTGAAGATTCCTGCTCCACGTTCAATTCGAAACCTGCCGTCAGCAGCTTCGATCAAGCTGATCTTATCCAAGAATCCCAAACTCTTGGATGATCTTCAGTCAGTTTCCTGGCGGATCTTCAACAGAATCGCGCCGGAGAATGTCCACAGATTCATGACTCGAACGGAGGATGCTATCATCAAGACTCCTATTCCAGATCCTCCAACTCTACGGGATTTCTATGCATTCGAAGACCACGTAAAGGCCGCGCGAGCCCGACGAGGCCTTCCGATGCCGCAAGAGTGGTACGAGTTCCCTGCCTTCTACTACTCCAACCCTCATGTAATCTACGGCCCTGAAGAGAATGTTCCCTATCCAGGCTACACGAAGACTCTCGACTACGAACTGGAGGTTGCCTGCGTAATCGGGCAAGGCGGAATCGACATACCAGAAACGGAAGCCGAGGCTCATATCGCAGGCTACACCATAATGAACGATTGGAGTGCACGAGACGTGCAGTTGGGCGAGATGAAAATAGGGCTCGGCCCAGCTAAGGCAAAGGATTTCGCCACCTCTCTAGGACCATGGCTTGTCACACCAGACGAGCTGCAAGACCGAAAGATCAGCCCGGGAAAGTTTGACCTCAAGATGACCGCCAAGATCAACAACAAACAACTCTCAATGGGAAACATGGACAAAATGCATTGGACCTTCCCTCAGATGATAGCGCGTGCATCACAATCCGTTCACCTTCAACCGGGAGACGTGTTCGGATCCGGAACGGTTGGAACAGGGTCCATCCTAGAACTCGGACCCGAGGTGCATCCCTGGCTGAAACCCGGAGACATCGTGGAACTTGAGATCGAAAGACTCGGAATGTTGAGAAACAAAGTTATACGCCCCGAGAAAACGTCAGAGTGA
- the hppD gene encoding 4-hydroxyphenylpyruvate dioxygenase: MKNDALPIEGIDYVELYVGNAKQASYFYKNGFGFSPVAYSGPETGVKDKISYLMQQGDIRLLLTSSLVPDHPISRYVITHGDGVADVAMRVKDVDWTYKEAVRRGAKGIQAPKVLKDDHGTIRGAAIAAYGDTVHTFIERHDYRGIFAPGYIPFQGKAESVGLKHVDHVVANVEEGKMDYWVEFYGNVFGFTQLISFDDKDISTEYSALRSKVMRNPSGTVKFPINEPAAGKRKSQIQEYLDYFKGAGVQHLAISTEDLVGTVARLAERGIEFLKTPDSYYAELPKRVGGISERIDDLKRLGILVDKDEKGYMLQIFTKPLQDRPTLFFELIQRKGSESFGKGNFKALFQSIEAEQAKRGNL; encoded by the coding sequence TTTCACCCGTCGCCTATAGTGGGCCTGAGACAGGGGTCAAGGACAAGATCTCTTATCTTATGCAGCAAGGCGATATCCGACTTCTACTAACCTCGTCTCTAGTTCCAGACCATCCGATTTCCAGATACGTTATCACGCATGGAGATGGTGTGGCCGATGTCGCGATGCGGGTCAAGGATGTTGACTGGACATACAAGGAGGCAGTTCGCCGAGGCGCGAAGGGAATACAGGCCCCTAAGGTTCTCAAGGACGATCATGGTACAATTCGAGGTGCCGCCATCGCAGCATACGGCGATACCGTTCACACTTTCATTGAGCGCCACGATTATCGCGGAATATTCGCCCCTGGATACATACCTTTCCAAGGCAAAGCCGAGTCAGTTGGATTGAAACACGTGGACCACGTGGTCGCTAACGTGGAGGAGGGAAAGATGGATTATTGGGTCGAGTTCTACGGCAATGTTTTCGGGTTCACGCAACTCATCAGTTTTGACGACAAGGACATCAGCACCGAATACTCCGCTCTCCGTTCCAAGGTCATGCGCAATCCTAGTGGGACTGTCAAGTTCCCGATCAACGAGCCTGCCGCGGGAAAGAGAAAATCGCAAATTCAGGAATACCTGGACTATTTCAAAGGTGCAGGCGTACAACACCTCGCCATATCCACAGAAGACCTTGTCGGCACAGTCGCAAGACTAGCAGAACGCGGGATCGAGTTCCTGAAAACACCCGACAGCTACTACGCTGAACTTCCCAAGCGGGTCGGGGGAATCTCGGAGAGAATAGATGATCTCAAACGCCTCGGCATCTTGGTCGACAAGGATGAGAAGGGCTACATGCTTCAGATATTCACCAAACCTCTTCAGGACAGACCCACACTCTTCTTCGAGCTCATCCAGAGAAAGGGAAGCGAATCCTTCGGAAAAGGCAACTTCAAGGCCCTGTTCCAATCGATAGAAGCCGAACAGGCAAAACGCGGAAACCTCTAG